One region of Desulfobacterales bacterium genomic DNA includes:
- a CDS encoding SIS domain-containing protein — protein sequence MKRFFSATRVSISGCKERIRNTLLSRVYFGRHMRQVPAGAIVFFPCRSTVLNCGLAGLVSVKSREDGIDRIDIRPLAELISRIEARGLHFCLEQNLPVATDYFSGAGTVGTLLKTVRQFKRSNAFFQVCAQPEVQRAFADYADRLAHFIVVEENLLKAKLGMLPVDVVPAMTACIEDLKDVRWCLNAEILDNIEKVKLLAGGDGSPRKASSFKLYKEINAVLNSMDRLEVRGRDSAGISVLMSMSAGEYERFETSLSQRENGRLSAEFSERKNRSILLNRGISVRETTNGQGVKTTAVCMTYKVAAEIGSLGDNIRFIREQISADVIFQALTECAYEHYSLSSHTRWASVGAICEANCHPVDNRAAHGVESVGIIQACLNGDIDNHLALTETLAQSGVRIPEEITTDTKIIPLQIQKYIQQDHDIAEAFRLAVNDFDGSHAIAIQTDLAPGKLFLAQRGSGQAIFVGLADDNFMTVSEVYGFVEETERYIKLNGEKVIEGKNGPTQGQLFILNREGGAGLDGIEAMYYDGTPIILSENDIKRTELTTRDIDRQGFPHYFLKEISESPASVEKTLHNRWKIEEKDGLRRYRVALNETMVPVQLRDALTGRNDAAPIRRIYFVGQGTAGIAAKACADILNYYLNDPVLPITALKASELSGFRIQGEDSDARSMADTLVVAISQSGTTTDTNRTIDMVRARGAHSIAIVNRRDSDITFKVGGVIYTSSGRDIEMSVASTKAFYSQIIAGALLGLFIAELKGKRSPEFISEEILRLLRIPEHMRAVLADKTEIERSARKFAPAKTYWAAVGSGPNKAAADEIRIKLSELCYKTISSDYVEDKKHIDLSSEPLIIICAAGTKPSVLGDIIKDTAIFKAHKATPVVITDEGEDRFAPYADSVFHVPAVPQHLSPILNTLVGHLWGYYAALAIHDGSRFLFEYRSDFHKAVDRHVAEGLDVFEVILEKSFRETVAKFYNQVRVRQRATDSPMPIALASEIILLLKYLSGRLPASDFELDFGTKGTARKMLETFFEVMGKSINIMARPVDAIKHQAKTVTVGTSRIKEKVEGILFDVLGVHGVTLSQLVNHNIIVLKHLQGIVSEVKGAILYRIGGLNLLGELTDDTTIEVIAKSGILNSIPSRVEKDHRLKGTKRIIVRQGNVYIGKGRKDDRSIIVIPIISASPETPNMIEFLLLLNIAFKPEVPLTARVKALGGKYEHIKNIVQENNISWDDEYLNLMDMDALFGLSAEKIGEFIVGRMAATAKI from the coding sequence ATGAAACGCTTTTTCAGCGCAACCCGGGTGTCAATCTCAGGATGCAAAGAGCGAATTCGAAACACGCTGTTATCGCGCGTCTATTTTGGCAGGCACATGAGGCAAGTGCCTGCGGGCGCCATCGTGTTTTTCCCTTGCCGTTCGACGGTTCTCAACTGCGGGCTGGCCGGTCTTGTTTCCGTTAAATCCCGTGAAGACGGTATTGACCGTATTGATATTCGGCCGCTGGCGGAATTGATTTCACGGATTGAAGCGCGTGGGCTTCATTTTTGCCTCGAACAGAACCTGCCAGTTGCCACGGATTATTTTTCCGGCGCTGGTACCGTGGGTACCCTGTTGAAAACCGTGCGACAATTTAAACGGTCCAATGCGTTTTTTCAGGTATGTGCTCAGCCAGAAGTGCAGCGCGCGTTTGCGGATTACGCCGATCGGTTGGCTCATTTTATCGTGGTGGAGGAAAATCTGCTTAAAGCGAAGCTCGGCATGTTGCCCGTTGATGTGGTGCCGGCGATGACGGCGTGCATTGAGGATTTAAAGGATGTCCGGTGGTGCCTGAATGCAGAGATTTTGGATAACATCGAAAAAGTAAAATTGCTGGCCGGCGGAGATGGTTCGCCTCGGAAGGCGTCATCCTTCAAGCTATATAAAGAAATCAATGCGGTGCTTAACAGCATGGATCGGCTCGAGGTTCGGGGGCGGGATTCGGCCGGCATCTCCGTTCTGATGAGCATGTCGGCCGGCGAATATGAACGATTCGAGACGTCACTGTCTCAGCGGGAAAACGGGAGGCTTTCGGCTGAATTTTCCGAGCGAAAGAACCGATCGATACTGCTCAACCGGGGGATCAGCGTCCGTGAAACAACGAATGGCCAAGGGGTCAAAACGACGGCTGTTTGTATGACCTACAAGGTGGCTGCCGAAATCGGCAGCCTCGGGGATAACATTCGTTTTATTCGTGAACAGATATCAGCGGATGTGATATTTCAGGCGCTTACCGAGTGTGCCTATGAACATTACTCCCTGTCGAGTCACACCCGGTGGGCATCGGTCGGCGCCATTTGTGAGGCAAACTGTCATCCGGTGGATAATCGGGCCGCCCATGGGGTTGAGTCGGTTGGAATTATTCAGGCCTGTCTTAATGGCGATATCGATAACCATCTGGCGCTTACCGAAACGCTGGCGCAAAGCGGGGTCAGGATACCCGAGGAGATTACAACCGACACAAAAATTATTCCGCTTCAGATTCAAAAATACATTCAGCAAGACCATGATATAGCGGAAGCATTTCGGCTGGCGGTAAATGATTTTGATGGATCGCATGCTATCGCGATTCAAACTGACCTGGCTCCGGGGAAACTTTTTCTGGCGCAAAGAGGCAGCGGGCAAGCAATTTTTGTGGGGCTTGCCGATGATAATTTTATGACCGTATCAGAGGTTTACGGTTTTGTCGAAGAAACAGAACGGTATATCAAATTGAACGGCGAGAAGGTGATTGAGGGGAAAAACGGCCCGACACAAGGCCAACTTTTTATACTCAATCGGGAAGGAGGCGCCGGTCTTGACGGCATTGAGGCCATGTATTATGACGGCACCCCAATCATCCTATCTGAAAACGATATCAAGAGAACCGAACTGACCACCCGCGATATCGATCGGCAGGGGTTTCCCCATTATTTTTTAAAGGAGATTTCCGAGTCTCCGGCTTCGGTGGAAAAAACCCTGCATAATCGATGGAAAATTGAAGAAAAAGATGGCTTGCGGCGCTACCGGGTGGCTCTGAATGAAACCATGGTGCCGGTGCAATTGCGGGATGCATTGACCGGCCGCAATGATGCTGCGCCCATTCGGCGAATCTATTTTGTGGGGCAGGGGACCGCAGGCATTGCGGCCAAGGCTTGCGCCGATATTCTCAACTACTATTTGAATGATCCGGTATTGCCCATTACGGCATTAAAGGCCTCGGAGTTGAGCGGATTTCGTATTCAAGGGGAGGATTCCGACGCCCGCAGCATGGCCGATACCCTGGTTGTTGCCATCAGCCAATCCGGTACGACCACCGACACCAATCGAACGATCGATATGGTTCGGGCGCGCGGGGCACACAGCATTGCCATTGTCAATCGACGGGATTCGGACATCACCTTTAAAGTCGGTGGTGTGATCTATACCAGCAGCGGTCGGGATATTGAGATGTCGGTGGCGTCCACCAAGGCGTTTTATTCTCAGATTATTGCAGGTGCGCTGTTGGGACTTTTTATTGCCGAACTCAAAGGCAAAAGATCGCCTGAGTTTATCTCGGAAGAGATACTGCGCCTGTTAAGGATTCCGGAGCACATGAGAGCTGTTCTGGCCGATAAGACGGAGATTGAGCGTTCGGCCCGGAAATTCGCGCCGGCCAAAACTTACTGGGCGGCCGTCGGCAGCGGCCCCAATAAGGCGGCTGCTGATGAAATCCGTATCAAACTCAGTGAGCTGTGCTATAAGACCATCTCATCAGATTATGTGGAAGACAAAAAGCATATTGATTTGTCTTCAGAGCCCCTGATTATTATTTGCGCCGCCGGCACCAAGCCGTCGGTTTTGGGGGATATTATAAAAGATACGGCCATATTCAAGGCTCATAAGGCCACGCCGGTGGTCATTACGGATGAGGGGGAAGATCGCTTTGCGCCCTATGCGGATTCGGTGTTTCATGTTCCGGCGGTTCCGCAGCACCTATCGCCGATATTAAATACCCTGGTTGGTCATCTCTGGGGATATTATGCGGCCCTCGCCATTCACGACGGATCGAGATTTCTCTTTGAATACCGGTCGGATTTTCATAAAGCGGTCGACCGGCATGTGGCCGAGGGCCTGGATGTCTTTGAAGTCATCTTGGAAAAGTCCTTCCGTGAAACGGTTGCCAAGTTTTACAACCAGGTTCGAGTCCGCCAACGGGCAACGGACTCTCCAATGCCCATTGCACTGGCTTCGGAGATTATTCTATTGCTCAAATATCTCTCGGGCAGGCTGCCCGCTTCTGATTTCGAACTTGATTTCGGTACTAAGGGCACTGCCCGGAAAATGCTGGAAACCTTTTTTGAAGTGATGGGAAAATCCATCAATATCATGGCCAGACCTGTAGATGCCATTAAGCATCAGGCAAAAACCGTGACGGTGGGAACCAGCCGAATCAAAGAGAAGGTGGAGGGGATTTTGTTTGATGTGCTTGGCGTGCATGGCGTCACGCTCTCCCAATTGGTCAATCACAATATTATTGTGTTGAAGCATCTGCAGGGAATCGTGTCGGAGGTCAAGGGGGCCATTTTATATCGGATCGGCGGGTTGAATCTTCTCGGTGAGTTAACCGACGATACCACCATTGAGGTAATTGCAAAAAGCGGTATCCTGAATTCGATTCCCTCGCGGGTTGAAAAAGACCATCGACTCAAGGGCACCAAACGAATCATTGTGCGGCAGGGAAATGTCTATATCGGCAAAGGCCGAAAGGACGATCGCAGTATTATTGTGATTCCGATTATTTCCGCATCGCCTGAAACACCGAATATGATCGAGTTCTTGCTGCTGCTCAACATCGCGTTTAAACCCGAGGTGCCGTTAACGGCCAGGGTCAAGGCGCTGGGCGGTAAGTATGAGCACATTAAAAACATCGTTCAAGAGAACAATATTTCTTGGGATGACGAATACTTAAATCTGATGGACATGGACGCGCTGTTTGGTTTGTCCGCCGAAAAAATAGGGGAGTTTATTGTCGGCCGGATGGCGGCGACAGCTAAAATATAA
- the rsxC gene encoding electron transport complex subunit RsxC, whose protein sequence is MSLGLEGLPGSGTFAHGVHPPERKNFSSDVPIEVIPAANSVLLPLTQHVGAPCAPIVKAKQAVSYGEMVANAEAFVSAPIHSPINGKVQKTGVTTLPNGRHVPAIPIVAEGDQISADQLWEETFGGKWSLNEAAEFAPEKIGAAIRQAGIVGQGGAAFPTHVKFAKNEKKPIEALLVNGCECEPYLTTDYRLMLEASEPIIAGAILAARAVGAETIAIGIEDNKPKAVEALKAAAAGTAVKVCVIHTKYPQGSEKQLIKALVGREVPVGGLPMDVGVAVTNVGTAAAIAGAVLRGKPLTHRVVCVTGGGIAQPKNLLVPIGIAFGELVAYCGGLKLNAGRLVAGGPMMGFAFTDLAMPVTKGTSALTVLTTEDVQKADETACIRCGRCVDACPMNLVPTKLALASRHKDLELAQRYHIMACFECGCCAYICPANLPIVQLVRTGKALLMAKR, encoded by the coding sequence ATGAGCCTTGGCCTGGAAGGGTTGCCGGGCAGTGGCACATTCGCTCACGGCGTTCACCCGCCGGAGAGGAAAAACTTTTCAAGCGATGTGCCGATTGAAGTAATCCCGGCGGCAAATAGTGTTCTGCTGCCCTTGACCCAACATGTGGGCGCGCCCTGTGCGCCGATTGTGAAGGCAAAGCAAGCGGTATCATATGGCGAGATGGTCGCCAACGCGGAAGCGTTCGTTTCCGCGCCGATCCATTCCCCCATCAATGGTAAGGTCCAGAAAACCGGCGTTACCACCCTTCCCAACGGCAGGCATGTGCCGGCCATTCCCATTGTGGCGGAAGGGGATCAAATTTCCGCGGATCAATTGTGGGAAGAAACCTTTGGCGGGAAATGGTCGCTGAATGAGGCGGCCGAATTTGCGCCTGAAAAGATCGGCGCCGCCATTCGACAAGCCGGTATCGTCGGCCAGGGCGGGGCAGCGTTTCCGACGCATGTCAAATTCGCCAAAAATGAGAAAAAACCGATCGAAGCCCTGTTGGTGAACGGGTGTGAGTGCGAGCCGTACCTGACCACTGATTACCGGCTGATGCTGGAGGCGTCCGAGCCGATCATCGCGGGCGCCATTCTGGCGGCGCGTGCCGTGGGTGCGGAGACCATTGCCATCGGCATTGAAGACAATAAGCCCAAAGCCGTGGAAGCGCTTAAAGCGGCTGCTGCCGGTACCGCGGTTAAGGTTTGTGTCATTCATACCAAATACCCGCAGGGAAGTGAAAAACAGTTGATCAAAGCCTTGGTGGGCCGCGAGGTACCGGTCGGCGGCCTTCCCATGGATGTGGGTGTTGCCGTGACCAATGTGGGAACCGCCGCGGCGATTGCAGGGGCTGTTCTGCGGGGCAAACCCCTGACGCACCGGGTGGTGTGTGTTACCGGTGGCGGCATTGCGCAACCGAAAAATCTATTGGTTCCGATCGGCATCGCTTTTGGGGAACTGGTGGCTTATTGCGGCGGATTGAAGCTGAATGCGGGGCGTTTAGTGGCGGGGGGTCCGATGATGGGATTTGCGTTTACGGATTTAGCCATGCCAGTAACCAAAGGCACCAGCGCGCTCACCGTGTTAACGACCGAGGATGTTCAAAAAGCCGATGAGACGGCCTGTATTCGTTGCGGCCGATGCGTGGATGCCTGTCCCATGAACCTTGTTCCCACCAAACTGGCGCTGGCATCCCGGCATAAGGATCTGGAACTGGCTCAACGATATCATATTATGGCCTGTTTTGAATGCGGGTGTTGTGCTTATATTTGCCCAGCGAATCTGCCGATCGTACAGCTCGTCCGGACGGGCAAAGCGTTGCTGATGGCCAAGCGGTAG